A genome region from Nitrospira sp. includes the following:
- a CDS encoding heavy metal translocating P-type ATPase, producing the protein MALDPICGMTVDPATAAGHFDHDGRTYYFCSVHCLDRFRAAPDQYVKHVPVVAAVGSGLDRRSLPMMQTMPDQPPDVGGERDPVCGMTVQPATAAGSYVHAGKTYYFCCQGCLEKFRVDPARYVSPATVASPPVPRQFGGKSLPMLGGSSSGNVVTGVIDPVCGMTVNPATAAGSFDYQGTTYSFCCQGCLTKFRADPQRYLAPSSSKSMASVTPPPPGTKYVCPMCPEVLEEKPVPCPKCGMALEPDSIQPLPTKTEYVCPMHPEVVKAEQGACPICGMALEPRTVTVEEELNPELVDMARRFWVALGPAAVVFVLAMSHMFPGHPIQHLLSDGQSAWVQFLLSTPVVLWAGWPFFQRGWASIVHRSPNMFTLIAIGTGTAYLYSVFATIFPELIPQSFHLESGAVPVYFEAAAVITVLVLLGQVLELRARSRTTGAIRALLGLAPKTARLLREDGREEDVSLDQVQVGHRLRVRPGERVPVDGIVLEGATAIDESMITGEFLPVEKTAGDRVTGGTINGSGGLVMRADRVGADTLLAHIVQMVAEAQRSRAPIQRTADVVAGYFVPMVVGVAIVTGLVWALVGPEPRLAHALLNAVAVLIIACPCALGLATPMSIMVGTGRGAAAGVLFKKAEALETIEKVDTLVFDKTGTLTEGKPKLRVVSAVAPWSEADLLRLAASVERGSEHPVASAIVSGAEARGLTLESASGFTSKTGKGVMAVVDGKRVAVGTVDLLREMRMADDASLAALDADAELMRQTGQTVMFVAVDGRPAGLLGVADPIKASTPEALRLLRQEGIRLVMVTGDHAVTAQAVAKELGLDDVRAGVKPDEKSKIIRELQQQGHVVAMAGDGVNDAPALAQADVGVAMGTGTDVAMENAGVTLVKGDLRGIVRARRLSIATMRNIRQNLFFAFVYNMIGVPVAAGLLYPFFGLLLSPMLASAAMTFSSLSVISNALRLRHADL; encoded by the coding sequence ATGGCTCTTGATCCAATCTGCGGCATGACGGTGGACCCGGCGACGGCGGCGGGTCATTTCGACCATGACGGCCGGACGTACTATTTCTGCAGCGTCCACTGTCTTGACCGGTTTCGTGCCGCACCGGACCAGTACGTGAAGCACGTACCGGTTGTGGCGGCAGTCGGATCCGGGCTCGATCGGCGTTCATTGCCGATGATGCAGACGATGCCTGACCAGCCACCGGATGTAGGCGGTGAGCGGGATCCGGTCTGCGGGATGACCGTTCAACCGGCCACCGCTGCCGGGTCTTATGTGCATGCGGGCAAGACGTATTACTTCTGTTGCCAAGGCTGTCTCGAAAAATTCCGGGTGGACCCGGCCCGATATGTGTCTCCGGCTACCGTGGCGTCACCACCAGTGCCACGGCAGTTCGGGGGCAAGTCGCTCCCGATGCTGGGCGGCTCGTCGTCGGGTAACGTAGTTACAGGCGTCATCGATCCGGTCTGTGGCATGACGGTGAATCCGGCGACGGCGGCCGGGTCGTTCGATTACCAGGGCACGACCTACTCGTTCTGTTGCCAAGGCTGTCTCACCAAGTTTCGCGCCGACCCGCAGCGCTATCTCGCGCCGTCATCATCGAAGTCGATGGCATCCGTCACACCGCCTCCTCCCGGGACGAAGTATGTCTGCCCCATGTGTCCTGAGGTGTTGGAGGAGAAGCCGGTACCCTGCCCGAAATGCGGCATGGCACTGGAGCCGGATTCGATTCAGCCGCTGCCGACCAAGACGGAGTATGTCTGCCCGATGCACCCGGAGGTGGTGAAGGCGGAGCAGGGAGCCTGTCCGATCTGTGGGATGGCGCTGGAGCCGCGAACCGTCACGGTCGAGGAAGAGTTGAATCCCGAGTTGGTGGACATGGCCCGGCGGTTCTGGGTGGCATTGGGTCCGGCGGCGGTCGTGTTCGTCTTGGCCATGTCGCATATGTTTCCCGGCCACCCGATCCAGCATCTCCTGTCCGATGGGCAGTCGGCGTGGGTGCAGTTCCTGCTCAGCACGCCGGTGGTCCTCTGGGCCGGCTGGCCGTTCTTTCAGCGCGGCTGGGCTTCGATTGTCCATCGGAGCCCAAACATGTTCACGCTGATTGCGATCGGCACCGGCACGGCCTATCTCTACAGCGTCTTCGCCACGATATTTCCCGAGCTGATCCCGCAATCGTTCCATCTGGAGAGCGGGGCGGTACCGGTGTACTTCGAGGCGGCGGCGGTCATCACGGTGTTGGTTCTGCTGGGGCAGGTGTTGGAATTGCGGGCAAGGAGTCGGACCACCGGGGCAATCCGGGCTCTGTTGGGGTTGGCTCCTAAGACCGCGCGGCTTTTGCGCGAAGACGGCCGTGAAGAAGATGTGTCGCTCGACCAGGTGCAGGTGGGACATCGCCTGCGCGTGCGACCGGGAGAACGGGTGCCGGTCGATGGGATTGTGCTGGAAGGGGCCACGGCAATCGATGAGTCGATGATTACCGGCGAATTCTTGCCGGTTGAGAAAACCGCCGGAGATCGGGTGACGGGTGGCACGATCAACGGATCCGGCGGGCTGGTGATGCGGGCCGATCGAGTGGGCGCGGATACGCTCCTAGCGCATATCGTTCAGATGGTGGCGGAGGCGCAACGGAGTCGAGCTCCCATCCAGCGTACAGCCGATGTCGTGGCCGGGTATTTTGTTCCGATGGTGGTTGGCGTGGCGATCGTGACCGGATTGGTATGGGCGTTGGTGGGGCCGGAACCGCGGCTGGCCCATGCCTTGTTGAATGCGGTGGCCGTGCTGATCATTGCCTGTCCCTGCGCCCTGGGTTTGGCGACGCCGATGTCGATTATGGTGGGGACCGGTCGCGGCGCGGCGGCCGGTGTGTTGTTTAAGAAAGCTGAAGCGCTGGAGACCATCGAAAAGGTCGATACGTTGGTGTTCGACAAGACCGGCACACTGACGGAGGGTAAGCCGAAACTTCGCGTCGTGAGCGCGGTTGCTCCCTGGTCGGAAGCGGATCTCTTGCGATTGGCGGCATCGGTGGAGCGAGGGAGCGAACATCCGGTAGCCAGCGCGATTGTCAGCGGAGCCGAAGCGCGGGGTCTCACATTGGAGTCGGCATCGGGGTTCACGTCAAAAACGGGGAAGGGCGTGATGGCGGTGGTCGATGGCAAGCGAGTGGCGGTCGGGACCGTCGATCTGTTGCGTGAGATGCGGATGGCGGATGACGCGTCCCTCGCCGCGTTGGACGCCGATGCCGAATTGATGCGTCAGACCGGGCAAACCGTGATGTTCGTCGCCGTCGATGGCCGGCCGGCCGGGTTGCTCGGGGTGGCCGATCCGATCAAGGCGTCGACCCCTGAGGCCCTGCGGTTGTTGCGTCAGGAAGGCATTCGCCTTGTGATGGTGACGGGCGATCATGCCGTGACGGCGCAGGCGGTCGCGAAGGAACTGGGTCTGGACGACGTTCGGGCGGGCGTGAAGCCGGATGAAAAGAGCAAGATCATCCGAGAACTTCAACAGCAGGGCCATGTGGTAGCGATGGCGGGTGATGGGGTGAACGATGCGCCGGCACTGGCGCAGGCGGATGTCGGGGTGGCGATGGGAACCGGCACCGATGTGGCGATGGAGAATGCCGGAGTCACCCTGGTGAAGGGCGATTTACGAGGCATTGTACGGGCGCGCCGTTTGAGCATTGCGACGATGCGTAACATTCGCCAGAATCTCTTCTTCGCCTTCGTCTACAATATGATTGGTGTTCCGGTTGCTGCCGGACTGTTGTATCCGTTCTTTGGCCTCCTCCTCAGCCCGATGTTGGCCAGTGCCGCGATGACGTTTAGTTCCCTCTCGGTGATTTCAAACGCATTGCGCCTTCGGCATGCCGATTTGTGA
- a CDS encoding ATP-binding protein, translating to MQIERSFLSSRVARRVFFLFILCAVLPVGVLSLVAFNDVTGQLTQQAERRVRQESKALGMALYQRLLLLEAELLSISEHQQASSAMSPDGASPQPLPSTVRFLGMAHVSVDGTANVFLGTLPSLPALSSAQQSLLQQQKTLLIAGSAESGGRRVFLVRRTDFDAQAVVAEINREYLWDLIGGMSIPTEMSMCVFGQGAEVLFCSPSAPAKLRQQRVGQADGDGRSRSLVEWTDENDSYIAGYWAIPLRYQFLTEPWTVMLSEARSSVLAPLTSFHYRFSLVVLIALLCVALLSVNQIRKTMVPLEELGQGTRRIAKRDFSIPVQVNSGDEFEELAISFNAMASRLHQQFAQLTTIHEIDRSVLSVLDPSLIVDRVLAGLREVSPCQGMAVLLVDPSDRTRGWLYARLGPDSAQTTMKGVAVTDVEHQLFLAHQDGVSLTTPASDGAFATLSGTGIECLLLLPLFRSRDVLGGIALSYRKAPDMDEDHIEQLRQLADQVAVALSNASDLAERKRAETSLRESNMQLETAMVELKSAQQQMVQQERLGALGQMASGIAHDFNNTLSPIMGFSELLLIDPRMLENTAQVKEYLQTINMAAKDAAKVVSRMRDFYRPRLEADLAGIVDLNCLVQQSVRLSQPKWKDQALANGVAIEIKTELESVPAVAGHESELREVLTNLIFNAVDAMPASGSITLRTKADGDGVRLEVSDTGTGMTEDVRQRCLEPFYSTKGEKGSGLGLAMVYGIIRRLRGTIDITSTVGVGTTFSIRLPIQSDADAGKRRDGHSMEGIRLQVLVVDDDPLVGRVTGEYLRVAGHRVEVVASAAEAIKRFNPERVHLVVTDHGMPNMTGRQLAKVIKHVSPDTPVLLLTGGDQIEQDEQASVAVDAELSKPLTMGALQDALATLHYPKTLPAESQKNIGDAA from the coding sequence GTGCAGATTGAACGGTCGTTCCTGAGTAGTCGCGTCGCCCGCCGTGTCTTCTTCCTTTTCATTCTCTGTGCCGTGTTGCCGGTCGGGGTTTTGAGTCTGGTCGCGTTCAATGACGTGACTGGCCAGCTCACCCAGCAGGCCGAGCGTCGGGTGCGGCAGGAGAGCAAGGCCTTGGGGATGGCTCTCTATCAGCGGCTCCTCCTGCTGGAGGCTGAACTGCTCTCGATCAGCGAGCACCAGCAAGCGTCATCGGCCATGTCGCCGGATGGCGCGTCACCGCAGCCTCTGCCGAGTACGGTGAGATTCTTGGGGATGGCACACGTGTCAGTGGACGGGACCGCGAACGTCTTTCTGGGTACGCTGCCGTCTCTTCCGGCTCTCTCGTCCGCGCAGCAGTCGTTGCTTCAGCAACAGAAAACTCTGCTCATCGCGGGATCTGCTGAATCCGGGGGCAGGCGCGTATTCTTGGTCAGACGCACCGATTTCGATGCGCAGGCAGTTGTTGCAGAAATCAACCGCGAGTATCTGTGGGACCTTATCGGCGGCATGTCGATCCCGACAGAGATGTCCATGTGTGTGTTCGGCCAGGGGGCGGAGGTTCTATTCTGCAGTCCGTCCGCCCCGGCGAAGCTGCGGCAACAACGGGTGGGGCAAGCCGACGGAGATGGCCGTAGCCGTTCGCTAGTGGAATGGACGGATGAAAACGATTCATACATCGCCGGGTATTGGGCCATTCCGCTCCGGTACCAGTTTTTGACAGAACCCTGGACCGTGATGTTGAGCGAAGCCCGTAGTTCGGTGCTCGCGCCGCTGACAAGTTTTCACTATCGCTTCAGCCTCGTTGTGCTGATCGCCCTGTTATGTGTGGCCTTGCTGAGCGTGAATCAAATCCGGAAAACCATGGTGCCGCTGGAGGAACTGGGGCAGGGGACGAGGCGGATTGCGAAACGGGATTTTTCGATACCGGTGCAGGTGAACAGTGGAGATGAGTTTGAAGAACTGGCCATCTCCTTTAATGCCATGGCGAGTCGCCTCCATCAACAATTTGCCCAGTTGACGACGATTCACGAGATCGACCGGTCGGTGCTCTCGGTGCTCGATCCCAGCCTGATCGTCGATAGGGTTCTAGCCGGATTGCGCGAGGTGTCTCCCTGTCAAGGGATGGCCGTGTTGCTGGTCGATCCATCGGACCGCACGCGTGGCTGGCTGTATGCCAGGCTTGGCCCGGATAGTGCCCAGACGACAATGAAGGGTGTTGCGGTGACGGACGTTGAGCATCAACTGTTTCTGGCGCATCAGGACGGCGTCAGTCTGACGACGCCGGCCAGTGACGGCGCATTCGCCACGCTCAGCGGCACTGGAATCGAGTGCCTCCTGTTGCTGCCCCTCTTCCGTTCGCGTGATGTACTCGGCGGGATTGCACTCAGTTACCGGAAGGCGCCCGACATGGACGAGGATCACATCGAGCAATTGCGGCAGTTGGCCGATCAGGTCGCGGTGGCCTTGAGTAACGCCTCGGATCTTGCGGAACGTAAGCGAGCGGAAACGTCGTTGCGCGAGAGTAATATGCAGCTGGAAACCGCCATGGTCGAGCTCAAGTCGGCGCAACAACAGATGGTGCAACAGGAGCGGCTGGGGGCACTCGGTCAAATGGCGAGCGGCATCGCCCACGATTTCAACAACACCCTGTCGCCGATCATGGGTTTCAGCGAACTCCTGCTGATCGATCCCCGCATGTTGGAAAATACGGCACAGGTCAAGGAGTACCTTCAGACGATCAATATGGCGGCGAAAGATGCGGCGAAGGTCGTCAGCCGCATGCGAGATTTCTACCGGCCACGCCTCGAAGCCGATCTGGCCGGTATCGTCGATCTGAACTGCCTGGTCCAACAAAGTGTCAGGCTCAGCCAGCCTAAGTGGAAGGATCAGGCCTTGGCGAACGGGGTTGCGATCGAAATCAAGACGGAACTGGAGTCGGTGCCTGCAGTCGCAGGACATGAGTCGGAGCTGCGTGAGGTGCTGACCAATTTGATCTTCAATGCCGTTGATGCCATGCCGGCGAGTGGCTCCATCACGCTGCGCACCAAAGCCGACGGCGACGGGGTGCGATTGGAAGTGAGCGATACGGGTACCGGCATGACGGAAGACGTGCGTCAGCGGTGTCTCGAGCCGTTCTATTCCACCAAAGGGGAAAAGGGGTCTGGGCTAGGGTTAGCCATGGTGTACGGCATCATCCGGCGTTTGCGCGGCACTATCGATATCACGAGTACCGTCGGAGTCGGCACCACCTTCAGCATCCGGCTTCCTATTCAGTCGGATGCGGATGCGGGCAAGCGGCGCGATGGCCACAGTATGGAAGGGATCCGGCTACAGGTGCTGGTCGTCGACGACGACCCTCTGGTGGGCCGTGTCACGGGGGAATATCTTCGAGTCGCCGGGCATCGTGTGGAAGTGGTCGCCAGTGCGGCCGAGGCCATCAAGCGGTTCAACCCCGAGCGCGTACACCTGGTCGTGACCGATCATGGGATGCCGAATATGACGGGTCGTCAGCTGGCCAAGGTCATCAAGCACGTGTCGCCTGACACGCCGGTGCTCCTGCTGACAGGCGGTGATCAGATCGAGCAGGACGAGCAGGCGTCCGTAGCGGTCGATGCTGAACTGAGCAAGCCGTTGACCATGGGGGCACTCCAGGATGCGCTGGCGACGCTCCACTATCCAAAAACACTCCCTGCTGAGAGCCAGAAAAACATTGGGGATGCGGCATGA
- a CDS encoding prepilin-type N-terminal cleavage/methylation domain-containing protein translates to MAYVTRCRTQQGFTIIELMIAVTIVGALAGLAIPNYLNYLDKARLARCIAEIRYIERVIDSYEAANESLPHTLAEVGAGEMVDPWGNPYAYLNIAALTLPGSGSGGGSGGTGGSGGTGGSGGGGGGGGSVPASSAPGGRQTSYWFEPTSAYAANVSGGGPPSQPRKDRFLHPINSDYDLYSMGKDGQSMEPLTAQKSHDDVIRANDGSFVGLAVEF, encoded by the coding sequence ATGGCGTACGTCACACGTTGCCGCACGCAGCAGGGTTTTACGATCATTGAGTTGATGATTGCCGTGACGATTGTCGGGGCGTTGGCGGGTTTGGCGATTCCGAACTATCTGAATTACCTCGATAAGGCGAGACTGGCTCGCTGCATCGCGGAAATTCGCTACATCGAGCGGGTGATCGATTCGTACGAAGCGGCCAACGAGTCGTTGCCCCACACACTGGCCGAGGTGGGAGCCGGTGAGATGGTCGATCCCTGGGGCAATCCCTATGCCTACCTCAATATTGCGGCGTTAACGTTGCCCGGTTCGGGTAGTGGAGGAGGATCGGGTGGCACAGGAGGATCGGGCGGTACGGGTGGATCTGGTGGTGGAGGGGGAGGCGGTGGATCGGTACCCGCATCATCAGCGCCCGGAGGGAGGCAGACGTCCTATTGGTTCGAGCCGACCAGTGCCTACGCGGCGAACGTGTCCGGGGGAGGGCCACCATCGCAACCTCGGAAGGATCGCTTTCTCCATCCGATCAATTCCGACTACGACCTCTATAGCATGGGCAAAGACGGTCAGAGCATGGAACCGCTGACCGCCCAGAAAAGCCACGACGATGTCATCCGCGCCAACGACGGCAGTTTCGTCGGGCTGGCGGTAGAGTTCTAG
- a CDS encoding Do family serine endopeptidase, translating into MFMSRCHSCLLTAGVLGALLGIGPTLPASSAESVVVRPSRVSTTGDLQSQVRATAAKVLPAVVSIASTVMVHDQAFSDEGLPFGMFKDVPPRRQYGQGSGVIVSPDGYIITNNHVVADAVDVEVILADRRQFKGRVVATDPKTDVAVVKINATGLPVAAWGDSSALAVGDFVLAIGNPLGLSRTVTFGIVSAVGRADVGVADVEDFIQTDAPINPGNSGGALVNTNGELVGINTAIASPTGGSVGVGFAIPSNMARTAMQSLIKTGRVVRGFLGASTQDVTPLLAKTFHLPDVKGSIITDLQAKGSAERAGLKRGDVVVRFDGRDVMDSGHLRNLMATAAIGSKHRIELLRDAKLMQADLTVQEAPRERPKKTQAADIAGSTTHPLSGVIVDEITPALARQMDLPANSGLVVTDIEDGSLAEVSGLQPGDLLLELNRQPIPNFNTFQRLAEPLRSTDLALLLINRQGSLLYIPIQSE; encoded by the coding sequence ATGTTCATGAGTCGGTGTCATTCCTGCCTGCTGACGGCGGGTGTACTCGGTGCCCTGTTGGGAATCGGGCCTACGCTGCCTGCTTCGTCTGCCGAATCAGTGGTGGTTCGCCCCTCTCGTGTCAGCACGACCGGGGATTTGCAGTCCCAGGTGCGGGCCACCGCGGCCAAAGTCCTTCCCGCTGTCGTCAGCATCGCGTCCACTGTAATGGTGCACGATCAGGCGTTCAGCGATGAAGGTCTCCCCTTCGGTATGTTCAAGGACGTGCCGCCGAGACGGCAATATGGGCAGGGCTCCGGGGTCATCGTGTCTCCGGACGGGTACATCATCACCAACAATCACGTCGTGGCCGATGCGGTGGATGTGGAAGTCATTCTCGCGGACCGACGGCAGTTCAAGGGCCGTGTGGTCGCGACCGATCCGAAAACCGATGTTGCGGTGGTAAAAATCAACGCTACCGGTCTTCCTGTTGCGGCCTGGGGCGATTCCAGCGCGCTTGCCGTCGGCGACTTCGTATTGGCTATCGGCAATCCTCTCGGTCTGAGCCGCACCGTCACCTTCGGGATCGTCAGCGCCGTCGGTCGCGCGGATGTGGGGGTGGCCGATGTGGAAGACTTCATTCAGACCGACGCGCCGATCAATCCCGGGAATTCTGGCGGGGCTCTGGTGAACACCAACGGAGAATTGGTGGGGATCAATACGGCCATTGCCAGTCCCACGGGCGGCAGCGTGGGGGTGGGATTCGCCATTCCCAGCAACATGGCGAGGACCGCCATGCAGAGTCTCATCAAGACGGGTCGGGTCGTCCGGGGGTTCTTGGGCGCCTCTACGCAAGATGTCACGCCGTTGCTCGCCAAGACGTTCCATCTTCCCGACGTAAAGGGCTCGATCATTACCGACCTGCAGGCCAAAGGGTCCGCCGAACGGGCCGGATTGAAGCGCGGCGATGTGGTGGTGCGTTTCGACGGGCGGGACGTCATGGATAGTGGCCATTTGCGGAATCTGATGGCCACGGCGGCTATCGGCAGCAAACACCGGATTGAATTGCTGCGTGATGCTAAGTTGATGCAGGCGGACCTCACCGTGCAGGAAGCGCCGCGGGAACGGCCCAAGAAAACGCAGGCGGCGGACATCGCCGGTTCCACCACGCATCCCCTCTCCGGCGTCATCGTCGATGAGATCACTCCGGCATTGGCGAGGCAAATGGATTTGCCGGCGAACTCCGGGCTCGTGGTGACGGATATTGAAGACGGCAGCCTGGCTGAAGTCTCCGGTCTTCAGCCCGGCGATCTGCTGCTGGAACTCAATCGACAGCCCATCCCCAACTTCAACACGTTCCAACGTCTTGCCGAACCGCTCCGGTCGACGGATCTGGCGCTGTTGCTGATCAATCGTCAAGGCAGTCTGCTCTACATTCCCATCCAGAGCGAATAG
- a CDS encoding HD domain-containing phosphohydrolase — protein sequence MSISGLDLSTIRLLLIDDEQSSLKLMEAILKQAGFSKITTTTDPRQVAQLYQEVKPDLIAMDMRMPQMDGCEVMRQLAGVIPADEYLPILIITGELDASTKHKALAEGAKDFLNKPVDGTEMVLRIKNQLVTRKLHQQLRMHNEHLEAQVRLRTKVVEQTQLDLLSRLALASEYRHDATGGHAWRVGRIAMLLAEMKGLSADQVDMIKKTAPLHDVGKIGLPDSVLMKTGTFDVAEWEVMKQHTKIGARLLSDSRAPLVMMAREVALTHHERWDGTGYHQIKDVQIPLAGRIVALADAFDIMTHPTSYKATLTLSQARAEIEAMAGKQFDPELSNLFVQLIDREGKKLLATTNPLQLVA from the coding sequence ATGTCCATATCGGGCCTCGACCTCAGCACGATTAGACTGCTGCTGATAGACGACGAGCAATCCAGCCTCAAACTGATGGAAGCGATCCTCAAGCAGGCCGGGTTTTCGAAGATCACGACGACGACCGATCCACGCCAAGTCGCGCAGTTATACCAGGAGGTGAAGCCGGACCTGATCGCGATGGACATGCGTATGCCGCAGATGGATGGATGTGAAGTCATGCGGCAACTGGCGGGAGTCATTCCAGCCGACGAATATCTCCCGATCCTGATCATCACGGGCGAGCTGGATGCATCGACGAAACACAAGGCGCTGGCCGAAGGTGCCAAAGATTTCTTGAACAAACCGGTGGACGGCACGGAAATGGTGCTCCGCATCAAGAATCAACTCGTCACTCGGAAACTGCACCAACAGCTCCGCATGCATAATGAACACTTGGAAGCGCAGGTTCGCCTGCGCACCAAAGTCGTGGAGCAAACGCAGCTGGATCTGCTCAGTCGTCTCGCGCTGGCGTCCGAGTATCGCCACGACGCGACCGGCGGCCACGCCTGGCGTGTCGGGCGCATCGCCATGTTGCTGGCGGAGATGAAGGGGCTATCGGCGGATCAGGTGGATATGATCAAGAAAACCGCTCCGTTGCACGATGTGGGGAAAATCGGCCTGCCGGACTCGGTGCTTATGAAAACCGGGACCTTCGATGTTGCTGAGTGGGAGGTGATGAAGCAGCATACCAAGATCGGAGCGCGGCTTCTGTCGGACAGCCGGGCGCCGCTGGTGATGATGGCGCGGGAAGTCGCGCTGACGCATCATGAGCGATGGGATGGCACCGGCTATCACCAGATTAAGGATGTGCAGATTCCGCTGGCCGGACGAATCGTCGCGCTGGCCGATGCCTTCGATATCATGACGCACCCCACGTCATACAAAGCGACGTTGACGCTCAGTCAGGCTCGGGCTGAAATCGAAGCCATGGCCGGAAAACAGTTCGATCCTGAGTTGAGCAACTTATTTGTGCAGCTCATCGATCGTGAAGGAAAGAAGCTGTTGGCTACGACGAATCCGCTCCAGTTGGTCGCGTAA
- the nikR gene encoding nickel-responsive transcriptional regulator NikR produces the protein MKKLARFGVSLDHDLLADFDRLIERRHYTNRSEAIRDLIRDNLVGQQWHENKETVATIAFVYDHHVPGLTGKLTRIQHDFQGHILAGMHVHLDHDHCLEVLVARGKGAAIRKVADALLSVKGVKHGKLTMTTTGKGLR, from the coding sequence ATGAAGAAGCTCGCGCGATTCGGCGTCTCCCTCGATCACGACCTCCTTGCCGATTTCGATCGTCTGATCGAACGTCGTCACTACACGAACCGTTCGGAAGCGATCCGCGACTTGATTCGCGACAATCTGGTCGGACAGCAATGGCATGAGAATAAGGAGACCGTCGCCACCATCGCGTTTGTGTACGACCATCATGTGCCGGGGTTGACGGGAAAGCTGACCCGTATCCAGCACGATTTTCAGGGACACATCCTGGCGGGGATGCATGTGCATCTCGATCACGATCACTGCCTGGAAGTCCTGGTTGCGAGAGGGAAAGGTGCCGCTATCCGCAAGGTGGCCGACGCCTTGTTGAGCGTCAAGGGCGTGAAACACGGCAAGCTCACCATGACGACGACGGGCAAGGGGTTGCGGTGA
- a CDS encoding methyl-accepting chemotaxis protein has translation MSRQRFRRHFLWDAVQLRLLRLSVCYVVVVIAVVSGALFVPLMRQLDHLSLSTAEGQRVADQFELLHSRFWPAVLVVSVGLIVHGVFFSHRIAGPLYRFRKIFQSVASGDLTVRTSIRKHDYLHAEAECLGEMVGALREKIARIEAFHAEIAPQLDRLKQAAGRGAFREVEQEADRLRLTIEQLAQAMEPFRTKSGGEVKPGPSPLPTMEGL, from the coding sequence ATGAGCCGCCAGCGGTTTCGGCGTCATTTTCTGTGGGACGCGGTTCAGCTGCGCCTGCTGAGGTTGAGCGTGTGCTATGTCGTAGTGGTCATTGCGGTTGTGTCAGGGGCCCTCTTCGTTCCGCTGATGCGTCAGTTGGATCACCTCTCGTTGTCGACGGCGGAGGGGCAGCGGGTCGCCGATCAGTTCGAGTTGCTGCACAGCCGCTTTTGGCCGGCAGTGTTGGTGGTGTCGGTAGGGCTCATCGTGCATGGTGTTTTCTTTTCGCATCGCATCGCCGGCCCGCTCTATCGGTTTCGAAAGATTTTTCAGTCGGTAGCCAGTGGCGATCTGACCGTACGCACCTCGATTCGCAAGCACGACTATCTCCATGCGGAAGCGGAATGTTTGGGGGAGATGGTCGGTGCGCTTCGGGAGAAAATTGCTCGTATCGAGGCCTTCCATGCGGAAATCGCTCCACAGTTGGACCGGTTGAAGCAGGCAGCGGGACGAGGTGCGTTCCGCGAGGTGGAGCAGGAGGCTGACCGGCTTCGTCTGACCATCGAGCAGCTGGCCCAGGCGATGGAGCCCTTCCGGACGAAGTCAGGCGGCGAGGTGAAGCCAGGTCCCTCACCTCTGCCGACTATGGAAGGATTGTAG